The following are from one region of the Oryzias melastigma strain HK-1 linkage group LG22, ASM292280v2, whole genome shotgun sequence genome:
- the LOC112145217 gene encoding N-acetyltransferase 8 isoform X2, translating to MSGVQIRKFQEEDAESVKEVFTLGMSEHIPSSFMHVLKQSLTQMVLMCTFCALVTSSQSFLLPILAVTLLLAGARLGIIYMFNRYIEATLSGDLRDVTNSYLRSQDSCFWVAESEGRVVGTVACLPAENAPGCLELKRISVRRSHRGRGIAKALCRTVADFTRDRGYAAVVLYTSMVQTDAQKLYEHMGYKKIREFAAPEVAAKVLNFMLYEYRLDLYGEGVQGW from the coding sequence ATGTCCGGCGTTCAGATCCGAAAGTTCCAGGAGGAGGACGCGGAGAGCGTGAAGGAGGTGTTCACATTGGGCATGAGCGAGCACATCCCCTCCTCCTTTATGCACGTTCTCAAACAGTCTCTGACCCAGATGGTGCTGATGTGCACCTTCTGCGCGCTGGTGACCAGCTCCCAGTCCTTCCTGCTGCCCATCCTGGCCGTCACCCTGCTGCTGGCGGGGGCCCGTCTGGGCATCATTTACATGTTCAACAGGTACATCGAGGCTACGCTCAGCGGCGACCTCCGGGACGTGACCAACAGCTACCTGAGGAGCCAGGACTCCTGCTTCTGGGTGGCTGAAAGCGAGGGCCGGGTGGTGGGCACGGTGGCCTGCCTGCCTGCAGAGAACGCGCCGGGCTGCTTAGAGCTGAAACGCATATCGGTGCGGCGCAGCCACCGCGGCCGGGGCATCGCAAAGGCTCTGTGCAGGACGGTGGCTGACTTCACCCGGGACAGGGGTTATGCCGCTGTGGTCCTATACACCTCCATGGTGCAGACAGACGCTCAGAAGCTCTACGAGCACATGGGCTACAAGAAGATCAGGGAGTTTGCTGCACCTGAAGTTGCGGCCAAAGTCTTGAACTTCATGCTGTACGAGTACAGACTGGATCTGTATGGGGAGGGGGTGCAGGGATGGTAA
- the LOC112145217 gene encoding N-acetyltransferase 8 isoform X1, which translates to MRDSLRRLLCPLSVLWVQVSWLSSTKLQPAGRIMSGVQIRKFQEEDAESVKEVFTLGMSEHIPSSFMHVLKQSLTQMVLMCTFCALVTSSQSFLLPILAVTLLLAGARLGIIYMFNRYIEATLSGDLRDVTNSYLRSQDSCFWVAESEGRVVGTVACLPAENAPGCLELKRISVRRSHRGRGIAKALCRTVADFTRDRGYAAVVLYTSMVQTDAQKLYEHMGYKKIREFAAPEVAAKVLNFMLYEYRLDLYGEGVQGW; encoded by the exons ATGCGCGACAGTCTGAGGCGTCTTCTGTGTCCTCTGTCAGTCCTTTGGGTCCAAGTTAGCTGGTTATCTTCAACCAAACTCCAGCCTGCAGGCAG AATCATGTCCGGCGTTCAGATCCGAAAGTTCCAGGAGGAGGACGCGGAGAGCGTGAAGGAGGTGTTCACATTGGGCATGAGCGAGCACATCCCCTCCTCCTTTATGCACGTTCTCAAACAGTCTCTGACCCAGATGGTGCTGATGTGCACCTTCTGCGCGCTGGTGACCAGCTCCCAGTCCTTCCTGCTGCCCATCCTGGCCGTCACCCTGCTGCTGGCGGGGGCCCGTCTGGGCATCATTTACATGTTCAACAGGTACATCGAGGCTACGCTCAGCGGCGACCTCCGGGACGTGACCAACAGCTACCTGAGGAGCCAGGACTCCTGCTTCTGGGTGGCTGAAAGCGAGGGCCGGGTGGTGGGCACGGTGGCCTGCCTGCCTGCAGAGAACGCGCCGGGCTGCTTAGAGCTGAAACGCATATCGGTGCGGCGCAGCCACCGCGGCCGGGGCATCGCAAAGGCTCTGTGCAGGACGGTGGCTGACTTCACCCGGGACAGGGGTTATGCCGCTGTGGTCCTATACACCTCCATGGTGCAGACAGACGCTCAGAAGCTCTACGAGCACATGGGCTACAAGAAGATCAGGGAGTTTGCTGCACCTGAAGTTGCGGCCAAAGTCTTGAACTTCATGCTGTACGAGTACAGACTGGATCTGTATGGGGAGGGGGTGCAGGGATGGTAA
- the LOC112145245 gene encoding probable N-acetyltransferase CML1 produces the protein MSGVQIRKYQEEDAESVKEVFTLGMSEHIPSSFMHVLKQPLTQMVLMCTFCALVTSSKSFLLPILAVTLLLAGARLGIIYMFNRYIEATLSGDLRDVTNSYLRSQDSCFWVAESEGRVVGTVACLPAENAPGCLELKRMSVRRSHRGRGIAKALCRTVADFARDRGYAAVFLQTSMVATDAQKLYEHMGYKKIKEFVLPDFFGKIINFTLIEFRLDLQPDGQND, from the coding sequence CGCGGAGAGCGTGAAGGAGGTGTTCACGTTGGGCATGAGCGAGCACATCCCCTCCTCCTTTATGCACGTTCTCAAACAGCCTCTGACCCAGATGGTGCTGATGTGCACCTTCTGCGCGCTGGTGACCAGCTCCAAGTCCTTCCTGCTGCCCATCCTGGCCGTCACCCTGCTGCTGGCGGGGGCCCGTCTGGGCATCATCTACATGTTCAACAGGTACATCGAGGCTACGCTCAGCGGCGACCTCCGGGACGTGACCAACAGCTACCTGAGGAGCCAGGACTCCTGCTTCTGGGTGGCTGAAAGCGAGGGCCGGGTGGTGGGCACGGTGGCCTGCCTGCCTGCAGAGAACGCGCCGGGCTGCTTGGAGCTGAAGCGCATGTCGGTGCGGCGGAGCCACCGCGGCCGGGGCATCGCAAAGGCTCTGTGCAGGACGGTGGCTGACTTCGCCCGGGACAGGGGTTACGCCGCTGTGTTCCTACAAACCTCCATGGTGGCAACAGACGCTCAGAAACTGTATGAGCACATGGGCTACAAGAAGATCAAGGAGTTCGTCTTGCCTGacttttttggtaaaatcaTCAACTTCACTTTGATTGAGTTCAGACTCGACCTCCAGCCAGATGGACAAAATGATTGA